In Paucidesulfovibrio longus DSM 6739, a genomic segment contains:
- a CDS encoding UbiA-like polyprenyltransferase: MEFLKDFKATCRMVKIEHSVFALPFAYIGLFLASDGRPGVVEFLALTVAMVAVRSFAMAVNRLLDADIDARNPRTQDRPLVTGELGRGFTLRFIAGCGLVFIAACAVLNWLCFLLAFPALAWSAFYSLTKRFTPWCHYALGSVLGLAPLAGWLAHEPVLTLPPVLFFFGVTLWVAGFDLLYACQDADFDREQGLKSIPASYGIGAALLASSLSHVVAAAFFLLGGWAAGLGGIYYLVAGAVSMILIWEHKLISEEDMSRVNVAFFTLNGIIAVGLFAGVLLDIYF, from the coding sequence ATGGAATTCCTGAAAGATTTCAAGGCGACCTGCCGGATGGTCAAGATCGAGCATTCGGTCTTCGCCCTTCCCTTCGCCTACATCGGACTTTTCCTGGCCTCGGACGGCAGGCCCGGCGTGGTGGAATTCCTGGCCCTGACCGTGGCCATGGTCGCGGTGCGCTCCTTTGCCATGGCCGTGAACCGCCTGCTGGACGCGGACATCGACGCCAGGAACCCGCGCACCCAGGACCGGCCCCTGGTCACGGGCGAATTGGGCCGGGGCTTCACCCTGCGCTTCATCGCGGGCTGCGGACTGGTCTTCATAGCGGCCTGCGCCGTGCTGAACTGGCTCTGCTTCCTGCTGGCCTTCCCGGCCCTGGCCTGGTCCGCGTTCTACAGCCTGACCAAGCGCTTCACCCCCTGGTGCCACTATGCTCTCGGCTCGGTGCTGGGCCTGGCACCCCTTGCGGGCTGGCTGGCCCACGAGCCCGTGCTGACCCTGCCGCCCGTGCTCTTCTTCTTCGGCGTGACCCTCTGGGTGGCGGGCTTCGACCTGCTCTACGCCTGCCAGGACGCGGACTTCGACCGCGAGCAGGGCCTGAAGTCCATTCCGGCGAGCTACGGCATCGGCGCGGCCCTGCTGGCTTCCTCCCTTTCCCACGTGGTGGCCGCGGCCTTCTTTCTGCTGGGCGGCTGGGCAGCCGGGCTGGGCGGCATCTACTATCTGGTCGCGGGGGCGGTTTCCATGATACTGATCTGGGAACACAAGCTCATCAGCGAGGAGGATATGAGCCGCGTGAACGTGGCCTTCTTCACGCTCAACGGCATCATCGCCGTGGGCCTCTTTGCGGGAGTGCTGCTGGACATCTACTTCTGA
- a CDS encoding YkgJ family cysteine cluster protein: MRLSLSVLEKFLLKSGFEVTNHCDAASGLVLCTARREADQAFVTYPHPLYEFRGLDRDQCTLRMAGDVAAIWGLTPEALALKALAEFDMPPQGFACTRCGRCCQRLGDAARGRIAPEQVREWEAAGLTRILRLVRRVDRPAYVFYEAWVNPRTGRYFKRCPWLARLPGGGRGCSIHEHKPLKCRAYPYDSEGAQRQGCPGFDHAPEFEVPEFEKKRVRAKGRPALPEQDAP, from the coding sequence ATGCGTCTGTCGCTCTCTGTGCTGGAAAAATTTCTGCTCAAGTCGGGGTTCGAGGTCACGAACCATTGCGACGCGGCTTCCGGGCTGGTGCTCTGCACGGCCCGCCGCGAAGCGGACCAGGCCTTCGTCACCTACCCCCATCCCCTTTACGAATTTCGCGGCCTGGACCGGGACCAGTGCACCCTGCGCATGGCGGGCGACGTTGCCGCCATCTGGGGGCTGACTCCGGAAGCACTGGCCCTGAAGGCCCTGGCCGAATTCGACATGCCGCCGCAGGGCTTCGCCTGCACGCGCTGCGGCCGCTGCTGCCAGCGCTTGGGCGACGCGGCCCGGGGCCGCATCGCTCCGGAACAGGTGCGCGAGTGGGAAGCCGCGGGGCTGACGCGCATCCTCCGTCTGGTGCGCCGGGTGGACCGCCCGGCCTACGTTTTCTATGAAGCCTGGGTCAATCCGCGCACAGGAAGATACTTCAAGCGCTGCCCCTGGCTGGCGCGTCTGCCCGGCGGGGGCCGGGGCTGCTCCATCCACGAGCACAAGCCGCTCAAATGCAGGGCCTATCCCTACGACTCGGAAGGAGCGCAGCGCCAGGGCTGCCCCGGATTCGACCATGCACCGGAATTCGAAGTGCCCGAATTTGAAAAAAAGCGGGTCCGGGCCAAAGGCAGGCCCGCGCTCCCGGAGCAGGACGCCCCCTAG
- a CDS encoding glycosyltransferase, protein MDNRTFRIDLHVHSKHSTRPSQWLLQKIGCPESFTEPRLIYETAKAQGMGLVTVTDHNTLAGSLEIAHLPDTFVSEEITTYFPEDKCKLHVLAFDITEAQHAEITRLRGNVFELVPWLREQQITHVLAHPLFAVNDRLQPHHFEKCLLLFNSFELNGTRDAMQNRVLREIIESLTRFDIERLADRHGIEPHGEEPWNKGLTGGSDDHSSLNIGRVHTELDGPASLENLKRQLALRAGRPKGIAATPQTMAHNLYGIAYQFYKSRIRAQGSSAKHICFRFADNALDLRRRELPGMFSGLKRLVSRGKTACWSYFGRERTAQDMMLRQATDIILHDDTLMELADGRIDDVLEVEKQWSRFVNQSTGRIMHQFAERTMQTVRGGRFFDIFHTVGSAGAFYALLAPYFVSYDLFSRERRFCDDVLRVFGKTPHRPRAQGLKVAHFTDTFDEVNGVARTIRQQVSLVDRHNKQMRVITCGQGRSEPGVKSFEPVGSMELPEYPGLTLHYPPLLDMLTYCFEQDFDFILAATPGPVGLAALAVSKILKIPCHGTYHTAFPQYIGAFTDDQALEDAAWRFMVWFYNQMSVVYAPSHAVREELSSHGIDAEKIIVYPRGVDTNRFHPSKRNGFFRKRQMGSGTKFLYVGRVSREKDLHVLCEAFRKVQAQRPGCELVVVGDGPYLEEMRRDLRGLPAFFTGVLEGEDLAQAYASADIFVFPSATDTFGNVVLEAQASGLPAIVSDMGGPQENIKPDQTGLIAEAGNPDAFARCMLALADYPERRLYMAKAARDGMEDRTFDATFLRTWEIFGESVRSGRYM, encoded by the coding sequence ATGGACAACCGTACCTTCCGCATCGATCTTCACGTTCATTCCAAGCATTCCACGCGGCCCTCGCAATGGCTGCTGCAGAAGATCGGCTGCCCCGAAAGCTTCACCGAACCGCGCCTGATCTACGAAACCGCCAAGGCGCAGGGCATGGGCCTCGTGACCGTCACGGACCACAACACCCTGGCGGGGAGCCTCGAAATCGCGCATCTTCCCGACACCTTCGTCTCCGAGGAAATCACCACGTATTTCCCGGAGGACAAGTGCAAGCTGCACGTGCTCGCCTTCGACATCACCGAGGCCCAGCACGCGGAGATCACCCGGCTGCGCGGCAACGTCTTCGAGCTGGTTCCCTGGCTGCGCGAGCAGCAAATCACGCACGTGCTGGCCCATCCGCTCTTCGCGGTCAACGACCGCCTCCAGCCCCACCACTTCGAAAAGTGCCTGCTGCTCTTCAATTCCTTCGAGCTGAACGGCACCCGCGACGCCATGCAGAACCGGGTTCTGCGGGAGATCATCGAATCCCTGACCCGCTTCGACATCGAACGCCTCGCCGACCGGCACGGCATCGAACCCCACGGCGAAGAGCCCTGGAACAAGGGACTCACCGGCGGCTCGGACGACCACTCCTCCCTGAACATCGGCCGCGTGCACACGGAACTGGACGGCCCCGCCAGCCTGGAAAACCTCAAGCGGCAACTGGCCCTGCGCGCGGGGCGGCCCAAAGGAATCGCGGCCACGCCCCAGACCATGGCCCACAACCTCTACGGCATCGCCTACCAGTTCTACAAAAGCCGCATCCGCGCCCAGGGTTCCTCGGCCAAGCACATCTGCTTCCGCTTCGCGGACAACGCCCTGGACCTGCGCCGCCGCGAGCTGCCCGGCATGTTCTCCGGGCTGAAGCGCCTGGTCAGCCGGGGCAAGACCGCCTGCTGGTCCTACTTCGGGCGCGAGCGCACGGCCCAGGACATGATGCTCCGGCAGGCCACGGACATCATCCTGCACGACGACACGCTCATGGAGCTGGCGGACGGGCGCATCGACGACGTTCTGGAAGTGGAAAAGCAGTGGTCCCGCTTCGTGAACCAGTCCACGGGCAGGATCATGCACCAGTTCGCCGAGCGGACCATGCAGACCGTGCGAGGCGGCCGCTTTTTCGACATCTTCCATACCGTGGGCTCGGCCGGAGCCTTCTACGCCCTGCTGGCTCCGTATTTCGTCAGCTACGACCTCTTCTCGCGGGAGCGGCGCTTCTGCGACGACGTGCTCAGGGTCTTCGGCAAAACCCCGCATCGCCCGCGCGCCCAGGGGCTCAAGGTGGCGCATTTCACGGACACCTTCGACGAGGTCAACGGCGTGGCCCGGACCATCCGCCAGCAGGTTTCCCTGGTAGACCGCCACAACAAGCAGATGCGGGTCATCACCTGCGGCCAGGGGCGCAGCGAGCCCGGCGTGAAGAGCTTCGAGCCCGTGGGCAGCATGGAACTTCCGGAGTATCCCGGCCTGACCCTGCACTACCCGCCCCTGCTGGACATGCTCACCTATTGCTTCGAGCAGGACTTCGACTTCATCCTCGCGGCCACGCCCGGGCCGGTGGGGCTCGCGGCCCTGGCCGTGTCCAAGATTCTCAAGATTCCCTGCCACGGCACCTACCACACCGCGTTTCCGCAATACATCGGCGCTTTCACGGACGACCAGGCCCTGGAAGACGCGGCCTGGCGCTTCATGGTCTGGTTCTACAACCAGATGAGCGTAGTCTACGCGCCGTCCCACGCGGTCAGGGAGGAACTCTCCTCCCACGGGATCGACGCGGAAAAGATCATCGTCTACCCGCGCGGCGTGGACACCAACCGTTTCCACCCCTCCAAGCGCAACGGCTTCTTCCGCAAGCGGCAGATGGGCTCGGGCACGAAATTCCTCTACGTGGGCCGCGTCTCGCGCGAAAAAGACCTGCACGTGCTCTGCGAGGCGTTCCGCAAGGTCCAGGCCCAGCGCCCCGGCTGCGAGCTGGTGGTGGTCGGCGACGGACCATACCTGGAAGAGATGCGCCGCGATCTGCGCGGACTGCCCGCGTTCTTCACGGGCGTGCTCGAGGGCGAAGACCTTGCCCAGGCTTACGCCAGCGCGGACATCTTCGTCTTCCCCTCGGCCACGGACACCTTCGGCAACGTGGTCCTGGAAGCGCAGGCTTCCGGACTGCCCGCCATCGTTTCCGACATGGGCGGACCGCAGGAGAACATCAAGCCGGACCAGACCGGGCTCATCGCCGAGGCGGGCAATCCGGACGCCTTTGCGCGCTGCATGCTCGCCCTGGCGGACTACCCGGAACGCCGC
- a CDS encoding mechanosensitive ion channel family protein: MEQLRTLLDHYPWIRDALYVLGLLAGARLALALARSVAVRAVQAVIQRTRISWDDSLEKRRVFHILAWFAPLLVLSQLGLVFPAQADWISRGVNALSLLVGALALSAILSALNDIYQTLPLSGRRPIKGAVQLVRLFVFIMAGVAILALLLGQSPWGLLSGVGAFTAVLMLVFRDTILSFVGGLRLIGGDLVRRGDWLEVPGFGADGEVIDIALHTVLVQNWDKTIVSIPTFKLVDGAFKNWRGMTDAGGRRIKRSLILDQASVRFADERLLASLRKVERLHDYLEVREREIEEWNGARGVDSSHPLNGRRLTNLGCFRAYVVRYLRENVKLRQDMTFLVRQLEPTAEGLPLEVYVFTNDTAWAAYEDIQSDIFDHLLAALPWFQLRVYQRNQAPDPRTPEVLP, encoded by the coding sequence ATGGAACAGCTTCGCACCCTGCTCGACCACTATCCCTGGATCCGCGACGCGCTCTACGTCCTCGGCCTGCTGGCCGGGGCGCGGCTGGCACTGGCCCTGGCCCGGAGCGTGGCCGTGCGGGCGGTCCAGGCCGTGATCCAGCGCACGCGCATCAGCTGGGACGATTCCCTGGAAAAGCGCCGCGTGTTCCACATCCTGGCCTGGTTCGCGCCTCTGCTCGTGCTTTCCCAGCTCGGCCTCGTGTTTCCGGCCCAGGCGGACTGGATCAGCCGGGGGGTGAACGCCCTGTCCCTGCTCGTGGGCGCGCTGGCCCTTTCGGCCATTCTTTCCGCCCTGAACGACATCTACCAGACGCTGCCCCTGTCCGGCAGGCGGCCCATCAAGGGCGCGGTGCAGCTGGTGCGGCTCTTCGTCTTCATCATGGCCGGGGTGGCCATCCTGGCCTTGCTGCTGGGCCAGTCCCCCTGGGGCCTGCTCTCCGGGGTGGGCGCGTTCACCGCCGTGCTCATGCTCGTGTTCCGCGACACCATTCTCTCCTTCGTGGGCGGGCTGCGGCTCATCGGCGGCGACCTCGTGCGCCGGGGCGACTGGCTGGAGGTTCCCGGCTTCGGCGCGGACGGCGAGGTCATCGACATCGCCCTGCACACGGTCCTGGTCCAGAACTGGGACAAGACCATCGTCTCCATCCCGACCTTCAAGCTCGTGGATGGCGCGTTCAAGAACTGGCGCGGCATGACCGACGCGGGCGGCAGGCGCATCAAGCGCTCCCTGATCCTGGACCAGGCCTCGGTGCGTTTCGCGGACGAGCGGCTGCTGGCTTCCCTGCGCAAGGTGGAGCGGCTGCACGACTACCTGGAGGTCCGCGAGCGCGAGATCGAGGAATGGAACGGCGCGCGCGGCGTGGACTCCTCGCACCCGCTCAACGGCCGACGGCTGACCAACCTGGGCTGCTTCCGGGCCTACGTGGTGCGCTACCTGCGCGAGAACGTGAAGCTGCGCCAGGACATGACCTTCCTGGTGCGGCAGTTGGAGCCCACGGCCGAGGGCCTGCCCCTGGAGGTCTACGTCTTCACCAACGACACGGCCTGGGCCGCGTACGAGGACATCCAGTCCGACATTTTCGACCATCTTCTGGCGGCGCTGCCCTGGTTCCAGCTGCGCGTGTACCAGCGCAACCAGGCTCCGGACCCGCGCACGCCCGAAGTCCTGCCCTGA
- a CDS encoding TraR/DksA family transcriptional regulator: protein MTTKYKEEIRRYLQQQLEHLSAVGGEGVSLETCADNNDFATLLTQHNLEMALRARRSVQLAALERALRRLDLDDDYGVCLECGEDIGLARIKANPAADLCVHCQAEAERALKACA, encoded by the coding sequence ATGACCACGAAGTACAAAGAGGAAATCCGTCGCTACCTGCAACAGCAACTGGAACATCTTTCCGCTGTCGGAGGCGAGGGCGTCTCCTTGGAGACCTGCGCCGACAACAACGACTTCGCAACGCTGCTGACCCAGCACAACCTGGAAATGGCCCTTCGCGCTCGCCGCTCCGTGCAGCTGGCCGCTCTGGAACGCGCCCTCCGACGCCTGGACCTGGACGACGACTACGGCGTCTGCCTGGAGTGCGGCGAGGACATCGGCCTCGCGCGCATCAAAGCCAACCCCGCCGCCGATCTCTGCGTGCACTGCCAGGCCGAGGCGGAACGCGCCCTCAAAGCCTGCGCCTAG
- a CDS encoding mechanosensitive ion channel family protein, whose product MQEISLPQWQELARAAEQWLRGSVLTLNTLGQAGAVLLCTVLGLLLGRLAQRAFERRFEQQLVSTDYLGKLMRAVNRVLWLSVAGVLLSVAGVAFRTFATGARLLDVATTLALAWIAIRLASGLILRRFWGKVASISVWILVALEVVGLLQPMQEFMDGLSMNFGDVSVSLLQALKAVLLFVLLYQIASAMSRFSEERLNRNTHLTPSARVLFGKGVKFSLFTLAFVLSLSSAGVNLTSLAVLSGAIGVGIGFGLQKIFANLVSGVILLFEKSVKPGDVIEAGGVQGTVLSLNARFTSVLTRDGKEYLIPNENLITNEVVIWTHRDSNVRLKVPAGISYNADPRLAMRLMEAAALQTPRVLPSPPPLARLIGFGDSSVDLEVRIWISDPEEGVVNVKSDVLLNIWDAFKEHGIEIPFPQRDLHLRTPFPHEGSKEQEAAEPDPGSDPDSETNG is encoded by the coding sequence GTGCAGGAAATCTCCTTGCCGCAATGGCAGGAACTGGCCCGGGCGGCCGAGCAATGGCTGCGCGGAAGCGTGCTGACCTTGAACACTCTGGGCCAGGCGGGAGCGGTGCTGCTCTGCACGGTGCTCGGCCTGCTCCTGGGCCGCCTCGCCCAGCGGGCCTTCGAGCGTCGCTTCGAGCAGCAGCTCGTCTCCACGGACTACCTCGGCAAGCTCATGCGCGCCGTGAACCGCGTGCTCTGGCTCAGCGTGGCCGGAGTGCTCCTGAGCGTGGCCGGGGTGGCCTTCCGCACCTTCGCCACCGGGGCGCGCCTTTTGGACGTGGCCACGACGCTGGCCCTGGCCTGGATCGCCATCCGCCTCGCCTCCGGCCTGATCCTGCGCCGCTTCTGGGGCAAGGTGGCCTCGATCTCGGTCTGGATTCTGGTGGCCCTGGAAGTGGTGGGGCTGCTCCAGCCCATGCAGGAGTTCATGGACGGCCTGTCCATGAACTTCGGGGACGTGAGCGTATCGCTGCTTCAGGCGCTCAAGGCCGTGCTGCTCTTCGTCCTGCTCTACCAGATCGCATCGGCCATGAGCCGTTTTTCCGAGGAGCGCCTGAACCGCAACACGCACCTGACGCCCTCGGCGCGGGTGCTTTTCGGCAAGGGCGTGAAGTTTTCGCTCTTCACGCTGGCCTTCGTGCTCTCCCTGAGCAGCGCGGGCGTGAACCTGACCAGCCTGGCCGTGCTTTCCGGCGCCATCGGCGTGGGCATCGGCTTCGGGCTCCAAAAGATCTTCGCCAACCTCGTCTCCGGGGTGATCCTGCTCTTCGAGAAATCCGTCAAGCCGGGCGACGTCATCGAGGCGGGCGGGGTCCAGGGCACCGTGCTCTCGCTGAACGCGCGCTTCACCTCCGTGCTGACCCGCGACGGCAAGGAATACCTCATCCCGAACGAGAATCTGATCACCAACGAGGTGGTCATCTGGACGCACCGCGACAGCAACGTGCGGCTGAAGGTTCCCGCGGGCATCTCCTACAACGCGGACCCGCGGCTGGCCATGCGGCTGATGGAGGCGGCCGCGCTGCAAACCCCGCGCGTGCTGCCCTCGCCGCCGCCCCTGGCCCGCTTGATAGGGTTCGGGGACAGCAGCGTCGATCTGGAGGTGCGGATCTGGATCAGCGACCCGGAGGAGGGCGTGGTCAACGTCAAGAGCGACGTGCTCCTGAACATCTGGGACGCCTTCAAGGAGCACGGCATCGAGATTCCCTTCCCGCAGCGCGACCTGCATTTGCGCACCCCGTTCCCGCACGAGGGTTCGAAGGAGCAGGAAGCGGCTGAACCTGACCCGGGGAGCGACCCGGATTCGGAAACGAACGGATAG
- a CDS encoding sensor domain-containing diguanylate cyclase, with amino-acid sequence MHEFDQNMPHPGGGGAGFFSSTRLGFAASQLGLVAVYVFAARLGMAFASLPPGNLTVIWLPAGVALSGLLLFGWRALPAVFIGSYAANAPFLASGPQSCLQTIDLLWSLGPAAVDTLQPALAFTLYRRMLPGDPFSTGRGVIRFLFYVALLPCLATSWLVVAVIHLGGYTDTVQLSQVALHGLIVVLGDTLGICLVVPLFFAFRSSEPHAQDLARPASTLSALLLTLGLCWLAFVHLPQSRYLILPLLLFFAFCSGLRGLSTALLIISISSAAATARGYGPFVERTAATSYATLVSFLLCLLPPFHYIQAVMRELRAHRSKLESRVRERTRELEAANLRLREIANTDELTGVRSRRRLLEIGEREVDRALRYGRPLALLALDIDHFKRVNDSYGHGVGDEVLRGLTSELQARLRQGDRLGRMGGEEFEILLPETGLAEAVRTAEKLRAGISASEIETSAGRLRITVSFGVAALDPGEGLDQALRRADQALYKAKQAGRNRVVAME; translated from the coding sequence ATGCACGAATTCGATCAGAATATGCCGCACCCCGGCGGGGGCGGCGCGGGCTTCTTCAGCTCGACACGGCTGGGCTTTGCTGCCTCGCAGCTGGGCCTCGTCGCCGTCTATGTGTTCGCGGCCAGACTCGGCATGGCCTTCGCTTCCCTGCCTCCCGGCAACCTCACCGTGATCTGGCTTCCGGCGGGCGTGGCCCTCTCTGGCCTGCTGCTCTTCGGCTGGCGCGCCCTGCCCGCCGTCTTCATCGGCTCGTACGCGGCCAATGCGCCCTTTCTCGCTTCCGGCCCGCAATCCTGCCTCCAAACCATCGACCTGCTCTGGTCGCTGGGTCCGGCAGCCGTGGACACGCTGCAACCCGCGCTGGCCTTCACGCTCTACCGGCGCATGCTTCCGGGCGACCCGTTCTCCACGGGACGCGGGGTCATCCGCTTTTTGTTTTACGTGGCCCTGCTTCCCTGCCTGGCCACCTCCTGGCTCGTGGTGGCCGTCATCCATCTCGGCGGCTACACCGACACGGTGCAGCTCTCCCAGGTGGCGCTGCACGGGCTGATCGTCGTGCTCGGCGACACCCTCGGCATCTGCCTCGTGGTCCCGCTCTTCTTCGCCTTCCGCAGCTCGGAGCCGCACGCCCAGGATCTGGCTCGACCCGCGTCCACGCTTTCAGCCCTGCTGCTCACCCTGGGGCTCTGCTGGCTGGCCTTCGTGCACCTGCCGCAAAGCCGCTACCTGATTCTTCCGCTGCTGCTCTTCTTCGCTTTCTGTTCCGGCCTGCGCGGCCTTTCCACCGCCCTGCTGATCATCAGCATTTCCAGCGCCGCGGCCACGGCCAGGGGATACGGCCCCTTTGTGGAGCGAACCGCGGCCACGTCCTACGCGACCCTGGTCTCGTTCCTGCTCTGCCTGCTGCCGCCCTTCCACTACATCCAGGCCGTCATGCGCGAGCTGCGCGCGCACCGCAGCAAGCTGGAATCCCGCGTGCGCGAACGCACACGCGAGTTGGAAGCCGCGAACCTGCGCCTGCGCGAGATCGCCAACACGGACGAGCTGACCGGAGTGCGCAGCCGCAGGAGGCTGCTGGAAATCGGGGAACGCGAGGTGGACCGCGCCCTTCGCTATGGACGGCCTCTGGCCCTGCTGGCGCTGGACATCGATCACTTCAAGCGGGTCAACGACAGTTACGGCCACGGCGTTGGCGACGAGGTCTTGCGGGGGCTGACGAGCGAGCTTCAGGCCCGGCTGCGTCAGGGCGACCGCCTCGGAAGGATGGGCGGGGAGGAGTTCGAGATTCTGCTGCCGGAAACCGGGCTGGCCGAAGCCGTGCGCACGGCGGAAAAACTGCGCGCAGGCATCAGCGCATCCGAGATCGAGACGTCCGCGGGCCGCCTGCGGATCACGGTCAGCTTCGGCGTGGCCGCCCTCGATCCGGGCGAAGGGCTGGACCAGGCGCTGCGCCGGGCGGACCAGGCCCTCTACAAGGCCAAGCAGGCGGGCAGAAACCGCGTCGTGGCGATGGAATAG
- a CDS encoding rhodanese-like domain-containing protein has product MRLTGLLITLALLAVIWELGWGLSGLSRLGPRELRRRLDSGWKPLLIDVRTPREYRWFHIPGAINAPFGSAELETALELHARADQSPPPVVFICMTGHRSPLAAWSLRRTGLGEVHDLAGGMLAWKFIGGPTVEGPEPFGSGGS; this is encoded by the coding sequence ATGCGGCTGACGGGACTGCTGATCACGCTGGCGCTGCTGGCGGTCATCTGGGAACTGGGCTGGGGCCTGAGCGGCCTTTCGCGGCTCGGCCCGCGCGAACTGCGCCGCAGGCTCGACTCCGGGTGGAAGCCGCTGCTGATCGATGTGCGCACCCCGCGCGAATACCGCTGGTTTCACATTCCGGGCGCGATCAACGCGCCGTTCGGCTCCGCCGAGCTGGAAACGGCCCTGGAGCTGCACGCCCGCGCGGACCAGAGTCCGCCGCCCGTGGTCTTCATCTGCATGACGGGGCACCGCTCCCCCCTGGCCGCCTGGAGCCTGCGCCGCACCGGACTGGGCGAGGTCCATGACCTGGCCGGGGGCATGCTCGCCTGGAAGTTCATCGGCGGGCCCACGGTGGAGGGGCCGGAGCCGTTCGGTTCCGGCGGGAGCTGA
- a CDS encoding DMT family transporter, whose protein sequence is MKGMYVLIALVAGALVPLQAGINVRLKQAVGDPVLSAMVSFAVGTLALAAWCFATRPVLSVVSGARGPWWMWIGGFLGAFFVAATILLAEKVGAGAMLAWIIASQLMAGMLLDHFGVLGYVVREISPMRILGVCLLVAGAVLVQRF, encoded by the coding sequence ATGAAAGGCATGTACGTACTCATCGCGCTGGTGGCCGGGGCCTTGGTGCCCCTTCAGGCGGGCATCAACGTCCGGCTCAAGCAGGCCGTGGGCGACCCGGTGCTCTCGGCCATGGTTTCCTTTGCCGTGGGCACGCTGGCCCTGGCGGCCTGGTGTTTCGCCACGCGCCCGGTGCTCTCCGTGGTCTCGGGGGCGCGCGGTCCCTGGTGGATGTGGATCGGGGGCTTCTTGGGCGCGTTCTTCGTGGCCGCGACCATCCTGCTGGCCGAAAAGGTCGGGGCAGGGGCCATGCTCGCCTGGATCATCGCCAGCCAGCTCATGGCCGGGATGCTGCTCGACCATTTCGGCGTGCTCGGCTACGTCGTGCGGGAAATCAGCCCCATGCGCATCCTGGGCGTCTGCCTGCTCGTGGCCGGAGCCGTGCTCGTGCAGCGTTTCTAG